A single genomic interval of Heterodontus francisci isolate sHetFra1 chromosome 45, sHetFra1.hap1, whole genome shotgun sequence harbors:
- the LOC137356274 gene encoding involucrin-like encodes MSDVQSQYLAPSRPYGQYQSFSRPYSQYRVSSRPYGQHRAPSRPYGQYQSSSRPYSQYRVSSRPYGQYQSSSRPYGQYRVSSRPYGQYRSSSRPYSQYRVSSRPYGQYQSSSRPYGQYRSPSRPYSQYRVSSRPYGQYRSSSRPYGQYRSPSRPYGQYRSPSRPYGQHRAPSRPYGQYQSSSRPYGQYQSSSRPYGQYRAPSRPYGQHRALSRLYGQYQVPSRPYGQYRVPSRPYGQYRASSRPYGQYRAPSRPYGQHRALSRPYGQYRVPSRPYGQYRALSRPYGQYRAPSRPSGQYRALSRPYGQHRAPSRPYGQHRAPSRPYGQHRALSRPYGQYRAPSRPYGQYRVSSRPYGQYRALSRPYGQYRAPSRPYGQYRALSRPYGQYRAPSRPSGQYRALSRPYGQHRAPSRPYGQHRAPSRPYGQHRALSRPYGQYQAPSRPYGQYRVSSRPYGQYRALSRPYGQYRALSRPYGQYRAPSRPYGQYRALSRPYGQYRAPSRPYGQHRAPSRPYGQHRALSRPYGQYQAPSRPYGQYRVSSRPYGQYRALSRPYGQYRALSRPYGQYRAPSRPSGQYRAPSRPYGQHRAPSRPYGQHRALSRPYGQYQAPSRPYGQYRVSSRPYGQYRALSRPYGQYRALSRPYGQYRAPSRPSGQYRAPSRPYGQHRAPSRPYGQHRALSRPYGQYQAPSRPYGQYRVSSRPYGQYRALSRPYGQYRALSRPYGQYRAPSRPSGQYRAPSRPYGQHRAPSRPYGQHRALSRPYGQYRVPSRPYGQYRAPSRPYGQYRAPSRPYGQYRAPSRPYGQYRAPSRPYGQYRAPSRPYGQYRAPSRPYGQYRAPSRPYG; translated from the coding sequence ATGAGCGACGTCCAAAGTCAATACCTGGCCCCCAGTAGACCCTACGGCCAATATCAGTCGTTTAGTAGACCCTACAGTCAATACCGGGTGTCCAGTAGACCCTACGGCCAACATCGGGCGCCCAGTAGACCCTACGGCCAATATCAGTCGTCCAGTAGACCCTACAGTCAATACCGGGTGTCCAGTAGACCCTACGGCCAATATCAGTCGTCTAGTAGACCCTACGGCCAATACCGGGTGTCCAGTAGACCCTACGGCCAATATCGGTCATCCAGTAGACCCTACAGTCAATACCGGGTGTCCAGTAGACCCTACGGCCAATATCAGTCGTCCAGTAGACCCTACGGCCAATATCGGTCGCCCAGTAGACCCTACAGTCAATACCGGGTGTCCAGTAGACCCTACGGCCAATATCGGTCGTCCAGTAGACCCTACGGCCAATATCGGTCGCCCAGTAGACCCTACGGCCAATATCGGTCGCCCAGTAGACCCTACGGCCAACATCGGGCGCCCAGTAGACCCTACGGCCAATATCAGTCGTCTAGTAGACCCTATGGCCAATATCAGTCGTCTAGTAGACCCTACGGCCAATATCGGGCGCCCAGTAGACCCTACGGCCAACATCGGGCGCTCAGTAGACTCTACGGCCAATATCAGGTGCCCAGTAGACCCTACGGCCAATATCGGGTGCCCAGTAGACCCTACGGCCAATATCGGGCGTCCAGTAGACCCTACGGCCAATATCGGGCGCCCAGTAGACCCTATGGCCAACATCGGGCGCTCAGTAGACCCTACGGCCAATATCGGGTGCCCAGTAGACCCTACGGCCAATATCGGGCGCTCAGTAGACCCTACGGACAATATCGGGCGCCCAGTAGACCCTCCGGACAATATCGGGCGCTCAGTAGACCCTACGGCCAACATCGGGCGCCCAGTAGACCCTACGGCCAACATCGGGCGCCCAGTAGACCCTACGGCCAACATCGGGCGCTCAGTAGACCCTACGGCCAATATCGGGCGCCCAGTAGACCCTACGGCCAATACCGGGTGTCCAGTAGACCCTACGGACAATATCGGGCGCTCAGTAGACCCTACGGCCAATATCGGGCGCCCAGTAGACCCTACGGCCAATATCGGGCGCTCAGTAGACCCTACGGACAATATCGGGCGCCCAGTAGACCCTCCGGACAATATCGGGCGCTCAGTAGACCCTACGGCCAACATCGGGCGCCCAGTAGACCCTACGGCCAACATCGGGCGCCCAGTAGACCCTACGGCCAACATCGGGCGCTCAGTAGACCCTACGGCCAATATCAGGCGCCCAGTAGACCCTACGGCCAATACCGGGTGTCCAGTAGACCCTACGGACAATATCGGGCGCTCAGTAGACCCTACGGACAATATCGGGCGCTCAGTAGACCCTACGGCCAATATCGGGCGCCCAGTAGACCCTACGGCCAATATCGGGCGCTCAGTAGACCCTACGGACAATATCGGGCGCCCAGTAGACCCTACGGCCAACATCGGGCGCCCAGTAGACCCTACGGCCAACATCGGGCGCTCAGTAGACCCTACGGCCAATATCAGGCGCCCAGTAGACCCTACGGCCAATACCGGGTGTCCAGTAGACCCTACGGACAATATCGGGCGCTCAGTAGACCCTACGGACAATATCGGGCGCTCAGTAGACCCTACGGCCAATATCGGGCGCCCAGTAGACCCTCCGGACAATATCGGGCGCCCAGTAGACCCTACGGCCAACATCGGGCGCCCAGTAGACCCTACGGCCAACATCGGGCGCTCAGTAGACCCTACGGCCAATATCAGGCGCCCAGTAGACCCTACGGCCAATACCGGGTGTCCAGTAGACCCTACGGACAATATCGGGCGCTCAGTAGACCCTACGGACAATATCGGGCGCTCAGTAGACCCTACGGCCAATATCGGGCGCCCAGTAGACCCTCCGGACAATATCGGGCGCCCAGTAGACCCTACGGCCAACATCGGGCGCCCAGTAGACCCTACGGCCAACATCGGGCGCTCAGTAGACCCTACGGCCAATATCAGGCGCCCAGTAGACCCTACGGCCAATACCGGGTGTCCAGTAGACCCTACGGACAATATCGGGCGCTCAGTAGACCCTACGGACAATATCGGGCGCTCAGTAGACCCTACGGCCAATATCGGGCGCCCAGTAGACCCTCCGGACAATATCGGGCGCCCAGTAGACCCTACGGCCAACATCGGGCGCCCAGTAGACCCTACGGCCAACATCGGGCGCTCAGTAGACCCTACGGCCAATATCGGGTGCCCAGTAGACCCTACGGCCAATATCGGGCGCCCAGTAGACCCTACGGCCAATATCGGGCGCCCAGTAGACCCTACGGCCAATATCGGGCGCCCAGTAGACCCTACGGCCAATATCGGGCGCCCAGTAGACCCTACGGCCAATATCGGGCGCCCAGTAGACCCTACGGCCAATATCGGGCGCCCAGTAGACCCTACGGCCAATATCGGGCGCCCAGTAGACCCTACGGCTAA
- the rpp21 gene encoding ribonuclease P protein subunit p21: MTGVKDREAYQRLNFLYQAAHCVLAQTPENEELARFYCYTQRTISKRLVLRQDPSVKRTLCKRCSSLLLPGVTATVRLRKRSQRMTVVRCLSCGLTKRFPNKPGYSLWAERPEAQLQSEAHSTGQCQRQTGHCSQGSDLREPGEERSEAPADKE; the protein is encoded by the exons ATGACCGGAGTAAAGGACAGGGAGGCCTATCAGAGACTGAATTTTCTTTATCAG GCTGCCCACTGTGTCCTGGCACAGACCCCGGAGAATGAAGAGCTGGCGAGGTTTTACTGCTACACACAGCGGACTATCAGCAAGAGACTCGTCCTTCGAca AGACCCCTCTGTCAAACGGACCCTCTGCAAACGCTGTTCATCTCTCCTGCTGCCTGGTGTCACTGCCACAGTCAGATTACGAA AGCGGAGCCAGCGGATGACGGTCGTGCGGTGCCTGAGTTGCGGACTGACCAAGCGGTTCCCGAACAAACCCGGGTACAGCCTCTGGGCCGAGCGGCCTGAGGCTCAACTTCAGTCCGAGGCTCACTCGACGGGCCAGTGTCAGCGTCAGACAG GTCACTGCTCCCAGGGGTCAGACCTGCGAGAGCCTGGCGAGGAAAGGTCCGAGGCTCCTGCCGACAAGGAGTGA